A single genomic interval of Eptesicus fuscus isolate TK198812 chromosome 10, DD_ASM_mEF_20220401, whole genome shotgun sequence harbors:
- the RWDD2A gene encoding RWD domain-containing protein 2A yields MSSASVKECLQLQLLEMEMLLSMFPNQGEVKLEDVNALTTIKRYLEGTREALPPKIEFVITLQIEEPKVKIDLQVTMPHSYPYVALQLFGRSSELDRQQQLLLNRGLTSYIGTFDPGELCVCAAIQWLQDNSASYFLNRKLVYEPSIQAKPVKNVFLRMWIYSHHIYQQDLRKKILDAGKRLDVTGFCMTGKPGIICVEGFKEQCEEFWHTIRYPNWKHISCKHAESIETEGNGEDLRLFHSFEELLLEAHGDYGLRNDYHMNLGQFLEFLKKHKSEHVFQILFGIESKNSDS; encoded by the exons ATGTCCTCCGCTTCTGTCAAAGAGTGCCTGCAGCTCCAGCTGCTGGAGATGGAAATGCTATTGTCTATGTTTCCCAACCAAGGGGAAGTGAAACTGGAAGATGTAAATGCCCTGACGACCATAAAAAGGTATTTGGAAGGCACAAGGGAGGCGCTGCCACCAAAAATTGAATTTGTGATTACACTCCAGATTGAGGAGCCCAAG GTGAAAATTGATTTGCAAGTAACCATGCCTCACAGCTATCCCTATGTAGCATTGCAGCTGTTTGGACGGTCATCTGAGCTTGACAGACAACAGCAGCTACTTCTCAACAGAGGTCTCACTTCTTACATAGGGACTTTTGATCCAGGTGAGCTCTGTGTATGTGCAGCAATCCAGTGGTTACAGGACAACAGTGCCTCCTATTTCCTGAACAGAAAGCTTGTTTATGAACCATCTATACAAGCAAAGCCGGTCAAGAACGTATTTCTCCGAATGTGGATCTACAGCCACCACATATATCAGCAGGACCTAAGGAAGAAGATTTTGGATGCTGGGAAAAGGTTAGATGTGACTGGATTTTGTATGACAGGAAAGCCTGGTATAATCTGTGTGGAAGGCTTCAAAGAGCAATGTGAGGAATTCTGGCACACGATCAGGTATCCCAATTGGAAACACATTTCCTGTAAGCATGCTGAAAGTATCGAAACCGAAGGAAATGGGGAGGATCTGAGACTCTTCCATTCTTTTGAAGAATTACTCCTTGAGGCCCATGGTGACTACGGATTAAGGAATGACTATCACATGAATCTGGGCCAGTTCTTAGAATtcctaaaaaaacacaaaagtgaGCATGTTTTCCAGATATTATTTGGCATTGAAAGCAAAAATTCAGATTCCTAG